GCGCTCGTCACGGTCAGCGCCTGCCCGGTCAGGCCGTCGGCCAGGGCGCGGGCCTCGGCTTCGGTCAACACGCGCACGTTCGCGCCGTCCCTGAGCTTGCCCGTCAGCGGATCGAAATCGCGGCCCGCCGCCAGCTTCTGCCCCGCCACATCGGTCAGGCGGGCCGGGAAGGTGGCGTTCTCGGCAGTCTGGGCCGTGACGAGCAGATCCCACCACGTTCCGCTGACAAAACGCATGCGCTCGCGCTCGCGCTCCACGAGCATGCGGGTGGCCACGCTCTGCACCCGGCCCGCGCTGAGCCTGGGGGCCACCTTCTTCCACAGCACCGGGCTGACCTCGTAGCCGTACAGCCGATCCAGCGCGCGCCGGGTCTCCTGCGCCTCTACCAAGTTGGTGTCGATCTGGCGCGGGGAGGCGATGGCCGCCTGGATCGCTTCTTTGGTGATCTCGTGGAAGACCATGCGCTTGACCGGCACCTTGGGCCTGAGTTCCTGATACAGGTGCCACGCGATGCTCTCGCCCTCGCGGTCATCGTCGGTCGCCAGAATGATCTCGTCGGCGTCCGCCGCCATCTTGCGCAGCTTGGCGACGTGCTGGCGTTTTTCCGGCGAGACCACGTACAGCGGCTCGAAATCCTGCTCCACGTTCAGGCCCAGACGCGCCCACGCCTGACCCTTGTACTTCTCGGGGATGTCCGAGGCACTCTTGGGCAGGTCCCGAATGTGCCCGATGGACGACTCCACGGCGTACCCTTTTCCCAGGTACTTCTCGATGGTGCGGGCCTTGGCGGGCGATTCGACGATCACGAGGGTCTTAGACATAATGGTTGGGGAACATCAAAGGGTACTCCTGCATACCGCCATACGAGGCGCGGAAAGTTAGGCCCGAGGGTAGCACGCCCCTCCGCCGGGCTTCGGGAGGAAATATCCAGTCGGGGACCGGACGCAGGCCGTGGGCAAGAGGCCTGCCTTGCCGTTTTCTTCATGCTACGCTGGCCCGCATATGCGCCCCCGGGGAGCCACGCTGTCTGTTCTGCCACTGGCGGTCATGGCGCTGCTGGCGGTGGGCTTTCTGGCGCTGCCCAGCTTCAAGGTGCCCAACGCGGCGCGGCCGCACCCGACCCTGGTGGTGCTGGGAGCGGCGCAGTACGCGGGCAGACCCAGCCCGGCCTTTCAGCGGCGGCTGGACCACGCCCTGTCGCTGTTCGAGGCGGGCGGTGTGGGCCGCATCGTGGTCACGGGCGGGCGGCGGCCCGGCGATCCCTTCAGCGAGGGCGAGGTCGGGGCCGCCTACCTGAGGCACCGCGGCGTGCCGGCGTCGGCGCTGCTCGCCGAATCCCGCAGCCGCACCACCGTGGAGAACCTGCGTTACGCACGCACCTATCTGTCGCCCCACACGCCCGTCACGCTGGTCACCGACGAGGCCCACGCGCCGCGCGCCCTGGCCCTGGCCCGCGCCCTGGGCCTGCAGGCCAATGTCAGCGCCAGTGCGCTGAGCACCGGGGTCAGCCGCAGTTATCTGCTGCGCGAGAAAGTCGCGCTGGTGGCCTACGCGCTGATCGGCCTGCGGCTGTAGAGCACGCCCTGGCAAAGTTCAGACCGGGCCTGAACCTCCCCCGGCGATTTCCGCGTCACAATAGACCTTGTGAGAACCCAGAACCTAGGAAGCAGCACCCTGCAGGTGCCGGTGGTGGCCGTGGGCTGCATGAGAATCGACTCGCTGGACGCCGCCGCCGCGCAGCGCTTCGTGGGAACGGCGCTGGAGCACGGTGCCCATTTCTTCGACCACGCCGACATCTACGGCGGCGGCCGCTGCGAGGAACTCTTCGCCGACGCCATCGGCATGAGCAGCAGCGTGCGCGAGAAGATCCTGCTGCAGTCCAAGTGCGGCATCCGCCAGGGCATGTTCGACTTTTCCAAGGAACACATTCTGGCCTCGGTAGACGGTATCCTGAAGCGGCTGCGTACCGACTATCTGGACGTGCTGCTGCTGCACCGCCCCGACGCCCTGGTGGAACCCGAGGAGGTGGCTGCCGCCTTCGACCAGCTGGAAAGCGAGGGCAAGGTGCGGCACTTCGGCGTGTCCAACCAGCACCCGCGCCAGATCGAGCTGCTCAAGAAGGCCGTGCGGCAGCCGCTGATCGCCAATCAGCTGCAGCTGAGCATCACCAACGCCAACATGATCACCCAGGGCTTCAACGTGAACATGGAAAACGACGAGGCGGTGAACCGCGACGGGGGCATTCTGGATTACTGCCGCCTGCACGACATCACCATCCAGCCGTGGTCGCCCTTTCAGTTCGGCTTCTTCGAGGGCGTGTTCCTGGACAATCCCAAGTTCCCCGAGCTGAATGCGAAGATTGACGAGGTGGCCGCTCAACACGGCGTGAGCAACACGACCATCGCGATTGCGTGGCTGCTGCGTCACCCGGCGCACATGCAGCCGGTCACCGGAACCACCAACACCGAGCGCCTCAAGGACTGCATCCGGGCCAGTGAGGTCACGCTGAGCCGCGAGGAATGGTACTCCATCCTGCTCGCGGCGGGCAACACGCTGCCCTGATCCCAGATGCCTCCGCTGTCCCTCCCCCGGAGAGGGTCGGTAGGAACCAATTCAAACGCCCCCTTCCAGTGGAAGGGGGCGAAAACCTGTCGGGGCGGTCCTAACGGCGCAGCCGCCGCAGAAGGCCGTTCACCTCGGGCAGACGCAGGGCCAGTGCGCCGGCCAGATAGGCAGCCAGTCCCACACCCCCGGCCACCGCCAGACCGATCACGCCGGGCACGATGTAGCCGGGTGCGGGCATGACCCGCGACACCAGCCACCCGAGCAGACCCGCGACCACCGAGAGTGGCACCACCCGCGTGAGGTGCTGCGCGATCTCGCGGCCCGGGAAGCCCAGCGCACGGCGGTAGAGCCACGCGAGCACCCCGGCCATCAGCACCCCGCTGATCGCCGTGCTGACTCCAAACCCCAGCAGCCCGAGCGAGGGCACGAGCAGGCGGTACAGCCCGACCTCCAGCACAAAGCCCACGGCGCTGACGGTCACGGCCTCCATCGTCCGTTCGCGGGCGTAGAAGGTCCGCAGCAGCAGCGTCACGATGGCCCAGGGAACCAGGGCCAGTGCCCAGCCGGTCAGGATCTGACTGGCTGCCAGAAAGCGCGGCACGTCATACCCGCGCGTGATGTTGATGACGCTGACCGCATACGGCGCGAGCGCCACGAGCAGCGCACTCATGGGCGCGGCCAGAAAGGTGGTCGTGCGGATACCCTGCACGGTCAGCGCCCGGAAGGCAGGCCAGTCGCGCGCGGCGGCGTGCTCGGAGAAGCGCGGAAACAGGGCCAGGGCTGGCGACACCACGAACAGGCCGTTGACGGTGGTAAACAGCGTCTCGGCGTAGAAGTAGCCGGACTGGGTGCCCGGCTGAAAGCGCCCCGCGTCGCTGAGCATGCGCGTCACGTACAGGTTCAGAAACTGCCGCGCCCCGGCGGTCAGGGTAAAGGGAGCCATCTGCCGCAGCACCCGCCCCAGCGCCGTGTGGCCGCGCAGCGCCGGCGTGGGCAGCAGGCCAAAGCGGTTCAGGGCCGGCAGCTGCACCGCGAGCTGCGCCACCCCGCCGATCAGCCAGCCAAAAGCCAGCCAGGTGGCCGTATTGGGCAGGATCAGCAGCGCCGCGATGCTCGCGAGGTTGAAGGCCACCGGCGCGAAGCTGCTCTCGCGGAAATGCTCGTCGGCGTTCAGCAGGCCCATGGCGATGCTCGACAGGCTGATCAGCATCAGAAAGGGCATCACGAGCTGCGTCATGTACACCGCGACGGCGCGGTCCACGTTGGAGTTCCCCGCGATCAACAGGTCCACCACCCACGGCGCGGCCAGGATGCCCACTGCCATCAGCAGCAGGTTCACTGCGATCAGCACGCCGCTGAACGTCTGCGCCAGCCGGCGCCGCTCGGCCGTGTCCAGCGACTTGTACACCGGAATGAAGGAATTGACCAGCGCGCCCTCGGCAAGCAGTTCGCGCAGCAGGTTGGGCACCTTGACGGCCACGATAAAGGCGTCCAGCAGCGTGTTGCCGAACACCCCCATGACCTGGGTGCGCACGATGCCCGACAGCCGTGACCCCAGCGTGCCCGCCATGACGATAATGGTGTTGGCCCGCAACGACCGGCGCCCCCCGGAGGGCACGGGAGCGGGAGTGGCGGGGCCTTTGCTGGACTGCTGGGGCGGATCGGGCGCGGCGGGCGGAACGGTCACGCGGTCAACTGTAGAGGATCGGGCGGGCGGGCGGCGAAAGCGGCGGCCTCCGGTCCCCGTTCAGGGCCTTTCCGCTTCCTCCACCGCTCCGTCGGCCGTGACCCGCAGCCGCGCCGCTCCGAAGGTCACGTTCAGTGTCAGACCCCGCAGGTACTCCTGCAGGTGCCCGGGCACCTCGGCCACCGTGAACGGCGTGCGCGGCGCGGCCACCAGGCGG
The sequence above is a segment of the Deinococcus aerophilus genome. Coding sequences within it:
- a CDS encoding YdcF family protein, coding for MRPRGATLSVLPLAVMALLAVGFLALPSFKVPNAARPHPTLVVLGAAQYAGRPSPAFQRRLDHALSLFEAGGVGRIVVTGGRRPGDPFSEGEVGAAYLRHRGVPASALLAESRSRTTVENLRYARTYLSPHTPVTLVTDEAHAPRALALARALGLQANVSASALSTGVSRSYLLREKVALVAYALIGLRL
- a CDS encoding aldo/keto reductase, whose product is MRTQNLGSSTLQVPVVAVGCMRIDSLDAAAAQRFVGTALEHGAHFFDHADIYGGGRCEELFADAIGMSSSVREKILLQSKCGIRQGMFDFSKEHILASVDGILKRLRTDYLDVLLLHRPDALVEPEEVAAAFDQLESEGKVRHFGVSNQHPRQIELLKKAVRQPLIANQLQLSITNANMITQGFNVNMENDEAVNRDGGILDYCRLHDITIQPWSPFQFGFFEGVFLDNPKFPELNAKIDEVAAQHGVSNTTIAIAWLLRHPAHMQPVTGTTNTERLKDCIRASEVTLSREEWYSILLAAGNTLP
- the murJ gene encoding murein biosynthesis integral membrane protein MurJ, which produces MTVPPAAPDPPQQSSKGPATPAPVPSGGRRSLRANTIIVMAGTLGSRLSGIVRTQVMGVFGNTLLDAFIVAVKVPNLLRELLAEGALVNSFIPVYKSLDTAERRRLAQTFSGVLIAVNLLLMAVGILAAPWVVDLLIAGNSNVDRAVAVYMTQLVMPFLMLISLSSIAMGLLNADEHFRESSFAPVAFNLASIAALLILPNTATWLAFGWLIGGVAQLAVQLPALNRFGLLPTPALRGHTALGRVLRQMAPFTLTAGARQFLNLYVTRMLSDAGRFQPGTQSGYFYAETLFTTVNGLFVVSPALALFPRFSEHAAARDWPAFRALTVQGIRTTTFLAAPMSALLVALAPYAVSVINITRGYDVPRFLAASQILTGWALALVPWAIVTLLLRTFYARERTMEAVTVSAVGFVLEVGLYRLLVPSLGLLGFGVSTAISGVLMAGVLAWLYRRALGFPGREIAQHLTRVVPLSVVAGLLGWLVSRVMPAPGYIVPGVIGLAVAGGVGLAAYLAGALALRLPEVNGLLRRLRR